Proteins from a genomic interval of Rattus norvegicus strain BN/NHsdMcwi chromosome 2, GRCr8, whole genome shotgun sequence:
- the Pcsk1 gene encoding neuroendocrine convertase 1 precursor, with the protein MKQRGWTLQCTAFTLFCVWCALNSVKAKRQFVNEWAAEIHGGPEAASAIAEELGYDLLGQIGSLENHYLFKHKNHPRRSRRSALHITKRLSDDDRVIWAEQQYEKERRKRSVPRDSALNLFNDPMWNQQWYLQDTRMTASLPKLDLHVIPVWQKGITGKGVVITVLDDGLEWNHTDIYANYDPEASYDFNDNDHDPFPRYDPTNENKHGTRCAGEIAMQANNHKCGVGVAYNSKVGGIRMLDGIVTDAIEASSIGFNPGHVDIYSASWGPNDDGKTVEGPGRLAQKAFEYGVKQGRQGKGSIFVWASGNGGRQGDNCDCDGYTDSIYTISISSASQQGLSPWYAEKCSSTLATSYSSGDYTDQRITSADLHNDCTETHTGTSASAPLAAGIFALALEANPNLTWRDMQHLVVWTSEYDPLANNPGWKKNGAGLMVNSRFGFGLLNAKALVDLADPRTWRNVPEKKECIIKDNNFEPRALKANGEVIVEIPTRACEGQENAINSLEHVQFEATIEYSRRGDLHVTLTSAAGTSTVLLAERERDTSPNGFKNWDFMSVHTWGENPVGTWTLKVTDMSGRMQNEGRIVNWKLILHGTSSQPEHMKQPRVYTSYNTVQNDRRGVEKMVNVVEEKPTQNSLNGNLLVPKNSSSSSVEDRRDEQVQGAPSKAMLRLLQSAFSKNTPSKQSSKIPSAKLSVPYEGLYEALEKLNKPSQLEDSEDSLYSDYVDVFYNTKPYKHRDDRLLQALMDILNEKN; encoded by the exons aTTGGATCACTTGAAAATCACTATTTATTCAAACACAAAAATCATCCTCGAAGATCCCGAAGAAGTGCTCTTCATATCACTAAGAGGTTATCTGATGATGATCGT GTGATATGGGCGGAACAACAAtatgaaaaagagagaagaaaacgtTCAGTTCCAAGAGACTCAGCATTGAATCTCTTCAATGATCCAATGTGGAATCAGCAGTGGTACTTG CAAGACACCAGAATGACTGCATCTCTGCCCAAGCTGGACTTGCATGTAATACCTGTTTGGCAAAAGGGTATTACTGGCAAAGGAGTTGTTATTACTGTACTGGACGATGGCTTGGAGTGGAATCACACAGATATTTATGCCAATTAT gACCCAGAGGCTAGCTATGATTTTAATGATAATGATCATGATCCATTTCCCCGATATGATCCCACAAATGAAAACAA ACATGGAACAAGATGTGCAGGAGAAATTGCCATGCAAGCAAATAATCACAAATGTGGAGTTGGAGTTGCATATAATTCCAAAGTTGGAG GCATAAGAATGCTGGATGGCATTGTAACTGATGCCATTGAGGCTAGTTCAATTGGATTCAACCCTGGCCATGTGGATATTTACAGTGCAAGCTGGGGCCCTAATGATGATGGAAAAACTGTGGAGGGGCCTGGCAGACTAGCCCAGAAGGCATTTGAATACGGTGTCAAACAG gGGAGACAAGGAAAAGGCTCCATTTTTGTCTGGGCTTCAGGGAATGGGGGTCGTCAAGGAGATAACTGTGACTGTGATGGCTACACAGACAGCATTTACACCATCTCTATCAGCAGTGCCTCCCAGCAGGGCCTGTCACCCTGGTATGCAGAGAAGTGTTCCTCCACACTGGCCACCTCCTACAGCAGTGGTGATTACACAGACCAACGAATA ACTAGTGCGGACCTGCACAATGACTGCACAGAGACCCACACAGGCACCTCAGCTTCTGCACCtctggctgctggcatctttgcTCTAGCCTTGGAAGCAAA CCCAAATCTCACCTGGCGAGATATGCAGCATCTGGTTGTCTGGACCTCTGAGTATGACCCATTGGCCAATAACCCAGGTTGGAAAAAGAATGGAGCGGGCTTGATGGTGAACAGCCGATTTGGATTTGGCTTGCTAAATGCCAAAGCTCTGGTGGATTTGGCTGATCCTAGAACTTGGAGAAACGTGCCTGAGAAGAAAGAATGTATCATAAAAGACAACAACTTTGAGCCTAG AGCCCTGAAAGCTAATGGAGAAGTGATTGTTGAAATCCCTACAAGAGCTTGTGAAGGACAAGAAAATGCTATCAATTCCCTGGAACATGTGCAATTTGAAGCAACAATCGAATATTCTCGTAGAGGAGACCTTCATGTCACACTTACCTCTGCTGCTG GAACCAGCACCGTACTGTTGGCTGAAAGGGAAAGGGATACATCCCCCAATGGCTTTAAGAATTGGGACTTCATGTCTGTTCATACATGGGGAGAGAATCCTGTAGGCACCTGGACATTGAAAGTTACAGACATG TCTGGAAGAATGCAAAATGAAGGAAGGATTGTGAACTGGAAGTTGATTTTGCATGGCACATCTTCTCAGCCAGAACACATGAAGCAGCCTCGTGTATACACGTCCTACAATACTGTCCAGAATGACAGGAGAGGAGTGGAAAAGATGGTGAATGTTGTGGAG GAGAAGCCCACACAAAACAGCCTGAATGGCAATCTCCTGGTACCCAAAAActccagcagcagcagtgtggaagacagaagagatgaGCAGGTACAAGGAGCTCCTTCAAAGGCCATGCTACGGCTCCTACAAAGTGCTTTCAGCAAGAACACACCTTCAAAGCAATCATCAAAGATTCCAAGTGCTAAGCTCAGTGTCCCTTATGAGGGTCTCTATGAAGCCCTGGAAAAGCTCAACAAGCCCTCCCAGCTTGAAGACTCTGAAGACAGTCTGTATAGCGActatgttgatgttttctataacACAAAACCTTATAAGCATAGAGATGACAGGCTGCTGCAAGCACTCATGGACATTCTGAATGAGAAGAATTAA